A DNA window from Macadamia integrifolia cultivar HAES 741 chromosome 4, SCU_Mint_v3, whole genome shotgun sequence contains the following coding sequences:
- the LOC122076675 gene encoding DDT domain-containing protein DDR4-like produces the protein MMSEEASTEIHNEGPPSEEKKSRNNHNHNHSPNNNYSTRKERPPRACTARSAARLYQAASGVERKQSSSKKDAVERKQTLSKKEKEEQQQQQQCSKIITPLLNEPPPSQLPRWSIRSMWELASLLNFLHVFRPLLNITVEFSVEELETALITPNSTLDDIHIPLLKAIPPVTRMALGRATWVTVLCRKLRDWWHWVAEGEIPIVASHGTEIEVYKALDPGTRVVILKALCDIRVEQEDIRNYIDDSIKHGIQLSAFRKERIGGDSHGVSYWYEDDPVIGHRLYREIRKVEVKRVKTKGVPTVPSISCQWETVATNLDEFLDVSEKLFSSKNRTEVAVGKKLKLDMLPEIEKIHKRKERLLKKQHRQALLLDSFLNTDGLATGRSLRDRKPVTYTFDDFDRSINEAIKITKRKQPSPEHVVKKEIGMKSEPSSNGRWNGSLNAPQHASYDALSPKSTDSEETDGEHDKSGSLDRSNRRRQRPQRYSEKEFVEAVSDNDADFDSDDDIVGEAVYDEEYLRSRKQRKKVSSSSEGDEEYHWDENADEEEEEEEEEEEDSLSISDDTEEHHRSEKLPSRSRRGAKLRSVDDLQSGLRRSKRATRNQINYRQYELSESEADSVKPEKPNASDGQSDASNDMEDSRESQDSQGDENNGEMKVDEPVQEYHEKVENEQSRPPEKTNSSSEEKYNGVPKRRFLDLNELAPGTGFDDGPGTLKDENMDNF, from the exons atgatgtccGAAGAAGCCTCAACAGAGATCCATAACGAGGGGCCTCCCTCAGAAGAAAAGAAGTCGCGgaacaaccacaaccacaaccacagCCCCAACAACAACTACTCCACTAGGAAAGAGAGACCCCCTCGGGCATGTACGGCCCGCTCCGCCGCTCGGCTCTACCAGGCGGCATCTGGTGTTGAGCGTAAACAGAGTTCCTCCAAGAAAGATGCCGTCGAGCGTAAACAGACtctctccaagaaagagaaagaggagcagcagcaacagcagcaatGCAGTAAGATCATTACGCCGCTACTTAACGAGCCCCCACCTTCGCAATTGCCCCGCTGGAGTATCCGCTCGATGTGGGAGTTGGCATCCCTTCTCAACTTCTTACAT GTTTTTAGGCCCCTTCTGAATATCACAGTTGAATTCTCGGTGGAGGAGCTTGAGACTGCTTTGATTACACCTAATAGCACTTTGGACGATATACATATACCCTTGTTAAAG GCAATTCCTCCTGTTACTAGGATGGCACTAGGGCGTGCTACTTGGGTTACAGTGTTATGCAGAAAATTGAGGGATTGGTGGCATTGG GTTGCAGAAGGGGAAATACCAATTGTAGCATCACATGG GACGGAAATTGAAGTGTATAAGGCACTCGATCCTGGGACTCGCGTGGTGATTTTGAAAGCACTGTGTGATATCCGAGTTGAG CAAGAAGACATACGGAACTACATTGATGACTCTATTAAACATGGGATTCAACTTTCAGCATTTCGTAAAGAACGCATTGGGGGTGATTCACATGGAGTTTCATATTG GTATGAAGATGATCCAGTAATCGGTCATCGGTTGTACCGGGAGATTAGAAAAGTTGAAGTAAAAAGGGTGAAGACGAAAGGGGTTCCAACTGTCCCATCTATATCTTGCCAATGGGAAACAGTTGCAACAAACTTGGATGAATTCCTGGATGTTTCT GAGAAGCTTTTCTCAAGTAAAAATAGAACAGAGGTTGCAGTAGGAAAGAAGTTAAAGTTAGACATGCTTCCAGAGATAGAGAAGATCCACAAG AGGAAAGAGAGGTTGCTGAAAAAGCAACATAGGCAAGCGCTCCTTCTTGACAGCTTTTTGAATACAGATGGCCTGGCTACAGGGCGATCTCTTCGTGACAGAAAACCTGTTACTTATACATTTG ATGATTTTGATCGGTCTATCAATGAGGCCATTAAAATAACAAA GCGAAAACAGCCTTCCCCAGAGCATGTTGTCAAGAAGGAAATCGGGATGAAATCTGAGCCTTCTTCTAATGGCAGATGGAATGGTTCATTGAATGCCCCGCAGCATGCGTCCTATGATGCACTCTCACCAAAGTCAACTGATAGTGAAGAAACTGATGGAGAGCATGATAAATCTGGGTCGCTGGATCGCAG CAATCGGCGAAGACAGAGGCCCCAGAGGTACTCAGAGAAAGAGTTCGTTGAAGCTGTGTCAGATAATGATGCAGATtttgatagtgatgatgatatAGTTGGCGAAGCAGTATATGATGAGGAGTATCTGAGGAGCCGAAAACAGAGGAAGAAAGTATCCAGCAGCTCGGAGGGGGATGAGGAGTACCATTGGGATGAAAATGCcgacgaagaggaagaggaagaggaagaggaggaagaagactcGTTGAGCATTAGTGATGATACAGAAGAGCATCATAGATCTGAAAAGCTCCCCAGTCGAAGCAGGAGAGGTGCCAAATTAAGGTCCGTTGATGATCTTCAGTCAGGCTTGAGACGAAGCAAGAGGGCCACTCGAAACCAAATAAACTATCGACAATATGAGCTGTCTGAATCAGAAGCAGACTCTGTGAAACCTGAGAAACCAAATGCATCAGACGGGCAATCAGATGCAAGCAATGATATGGAGGACTCCAGGGAAAGTCAGGATTCCCAGGGTGATGAGAATAATGGGGAAATGAAAGTTGATGAACCAGTTCAAGAATACCATGAGAAGGTAGAAAATGAGCAAAGCCGGCCACCTGAGAAAACAAATAGCTCAAGCGAGGAAAAATATAATGGTGTCCCAAAAAGGCGATTTTTGGACCTAAATGAGCTTGCTCCAGGTACTGGTTTTGATGATGGCCCCGGCACACTAAAAGATGAAAACATGGACAATTTCTAG